The following are encoded together in the Juglans microcarpa x Juglans regia isolate MS1-56 chromosome 2D, Jm3101_v1.0, whole genome shotgun sequence genome:
- the LOC121249166 gene encoding transcription factor bHLH3 — MRLEDLEADLEKKGKAQSPTLILRGKMAEKFWLNEEDRAMMESVLGTEACEFLVASASENVISNLVTPSGDLGVQQGLSQLVRRSDWNYAVFWRVVSLKSGSSALIWGDGHFCDPKGGAAGDRNRGEDNNLDGVGRKEEVKKLVLQKLHASFGRSDEENFAARLNGVSDVEMFYLTSMYFTFRCDSSRGLGESYISGKSIWASDLPSCLRHYQQRSFLARAAGFQTVVFVPVKSGVVEFGSIKSIPEEQNTVDMVKTIFGESNSAQSRVLPKIFGHELSLGGTKSCSVNINFSPKVEDDSGFTPDSFDVQTRGTNTIYGNSSNGCQSDDNEAKLFPRLNQMVVGGFNPQTIVSSMEIAKDDSSSQPDERKPRKRGRKPANGREEPLNHVEAERQRREKLNQRFYALRAVVPNISKMDKASLLGDAITYINDLQMKIRVLETEKEVEKSKHKQLSATEIDFQARQEDSVVRIGCPLDAHPVSGVIQAFREHQIVAQDSNVSTENGKVIHTFSIRTQGGTAEQLKEELVAALLK, encoded by the exons ATGAGACTGGAGGATCTTGAAGCTGATCtcgaaaaaaaagggaaagccCAAAGCCCCACGTTAATTCTCAG GGGAAAGATGGCCGAGAAATTTTGGTTAAATGAAGAAGACAGAGCCATGATGGAGTCAGTATTGGGTACAGAAGCATGTGAGTTCTTGGTTGCATCAGCTTCTGAAAATGTGATATCAAATTTAGTTACGCCGTCTGGTGATTTGGGTGTGCAGCAGGGCTTGTCCCAGCTTGTAAGACGGTCCGATTGGAACTATGCAGTTTTCTGGAGGGTTGTGAGCTTGAAGTCTGGTAGTTCTGCCCTGATATGGGGTGATGGACACTTCTGTGACCCAAAAGGTGGGGCAGCTGGAGACAGGAACAGAGGTGAGGATAACAATTTGGATGGAGTTGGGAGGAAAGAGGAGGTGAAGAAGCTGGTGCTTCAGAAGCTTCATGCTTCTTTTGGTAGGTCAGACGAGGAGAACTTTGCAGCAAGGCTGAATGGAGTATCTGATGTGGAGATGTTCTACCTCACCTCGATGTATTTTACATTTCGATGTGATTCCTCACGTGGACTTGGGGAGTCATATATTTCTGGTAAATCAATTTGGGCTTCAGATTTGCCTAGTTGTTTACGTCATTATCAGCAGAGGTCATTTCTAGCAAGGGCAGCTGGGTTCCAAACTGTGGTGTTTGTACCTGTGAAATCTGGAGTTGTAGAGTTTGGTTCGATAAAATCGATTCCGGAAGAACAGAATACTGTGGACATGGTTAAAACTATTTTTGGGGAATCTAATTCTGCACAGTCAAGGGTGCTTCCAAAGATTTTTGGACATGAACTTAGTCTGGGTGGTACAAAATCCTGCTcagtcaatattaatttttcccCAAAGGTGGAAGATGATTCAGGTTTTACTCCAGACTCTTTTGATGTGCAAACAAGAGGTACCAATACTATTTATGGAAATTCTTCTAATGGATGTCAAAGTGATGATAATGAAGCAAAACTGTTTCCACGGTTGAACCAAATGGTAGTTGGGGGTTTTAATCCACAAACAATAGTTTCTAGCATGGAGATTGCTAAGGATGACTCATCATCTCAGCCTGATGAGCGGAAACccagaaagagagggagaaagccTGCGAATGGTAGAGAAGAACCATTGAACCATGTGGAAGCAGAGCGACAGAGGCGCGAGAAGCTTAATCAGAGATTCTATGCATTGAGAGCTGTTGTCCCGAATATATCTAAGATGGACAAGGCCTCTCTGCTTGGCGATGCCATTACCTATATCAACGATCTCCAGATGAAGATCAGGGTTTTGGAAACTGAAAAGGAGGTGGAAAAATCTAAGCATAAGCAGCTCTCTGCAACAGAGATTGATTTTCAGGCAAGACAAGAGGATTCAGTTGTGAGGATAGGCTGCCCACTGGATGCTCATCCGGTTTCTGGTGTCATCCAAGCGTTCAGGGAACATCAAATTGTAGCTCAAGATTCAAATGTTTCAACGGAGAATGGCAAGGTTATTCATACATTTTCCATTCGAACTCAAGGTGGTACTGCAGAGCAGTTGAAGGAGGAGCTGGTTGCTGCCCTTCTGAAGTGA